A section of the Actinomycetota bacterium genome encodes:
- a CDS encoding anti-sigma factor — protein sequence MSQHPYDELPGLLLGELNRAEVMVVSDHLAGCDDCRRELAVLAASSASLRAAARQPQPATAPDAPAPDAAPAPPRAGWRRGPLVGLAAALALAVAAAAVLWAGGLWRPDRPDRTVPLAGVGAVAASGRASMAGAGDDRQMTVAAEDLPPLRVGQYYEVWLLDPGAGTVFPVGVLPPDGEGRFTLPASVVGRYQVIDVSLEADDGDPAHSKRSLLRGRYA from the coding sequence GCGAGCTCAACCGGGCCGAGGTCATGGTGGTCAGCGACCACCTGGCCGGCTGCGACGACTGCCGCCGCGAGCTGGCGGTGCTCGCCGCCAGCTCCGCCTCCCTGCGCGCCGCCGCCCGCCAGCCCCAGCCGGCCACGGCGCCCGACGCTCCGGCCCCTGACGCCGCTCCGGCCCCGCCCCGGGCGGGGTGGCGGCGGGGGCCGCTGGTCGGGCTGGCGGCCGCGCTCGCCCTGGCCGTGGCCGCGGCGGCCGTGCTGTGGGCGGGCGGGCTGTGGCGTCCCGACCGGCCCGACCGGACGGTCCCGCTGGCCGGGGTGGGCGCCGTGGCCGCCAGCGGCCGGGCCAGCATGGCCGGCGCCGGTGACGACCGCCAGATGACCGTGGCCGCCGAGGACCTGCCGCCCCTGCGCGTCGGCCAGTACTACGAGGTGTGGCTGCTCGATCCCGGTGCCGGCACGGTGTTCCCGGTGGGGGTCCTGCCCCCCGACGGCGAGGGCCGCTTCACCCTGCCCGCCTCGGTGGTCGGCCGCTACCAGGTGATCGACGTCAGCCTGGAGGCCGACGACGGCGACCCCGCCCACTCCAAGCGCAGCCTGCTCCGCGGCCGCTACGCCTGA